In the Kwoniella shandongensis chromosome 1, complete sequence genome, one interval contains:
- a CDS encoding 5-aminolevulinic acid synthase, translating into MQVTSLLRYSGVCPFLGHATAGSLRNLASTTTNHNVSSLTAKAMTCPMMGPKLAGMAAARSYASVAGSREVEEMHKKKNVPFNPASAEAAKCPHAKAAQDVATKAQRDAKASGVFDYQNFYETELEKKHKDKSYRYFNNINRLAAKFPVAHTSSTKDEVDVWCSNDYLGMSKNPVVLKTMKRTLDRYGAGAGGTRNIAGNGALHLSLEDELASLHRKQAALVFSSCYVANDACLATIGAKLPGCVIFSDSSNHASMIQGIRHSGAKKVIFKHNDMADLEAKLQALPKETPKIIAFESVYSMCGSVAPIETICDLADKYGAITFLDEVHAVGMYGPNGAGVAEHLDYEEHIATKESSDPVKGSVMDRIDIITGTLGKAYGVVGGYIAGSSDLVDVVRSYAPGFIFTTSLPPAVVAGAQASIAYQREFMGDRRLQQLNTREVKRQLNELDIPVVPNPSHIIPVLVGDAALAKEASDMLLAKHKIYVQSINYPTVAVGEERLRITPTPGHTTEQIAHLVSSIDAVFNKLNLKRIKDWKAAGGRVGVGMENAPKVEPVWKDQHLGLEDGSAPTMLAGGAQGVVRDEAVEVAQKRLTHLLGAEAGPALSISA; encoded by the exons ATGCAAGTCACTTCACTCTTGAGATACTCTGGAGTTTGCCCCTTTTTGGGTCACGCCACAGCTGGATCGCTCCGAAATCTCGCATCGACCACGACCAACCACAATGTCTCGTCTCTCACCGCCAAGGCGATGACTTGTCCCATGATGGGTCCCAAGCTCGCCGGTATGGCCGCTGCTAGGTCATATGCTAGTGTTGCTGGCTCCagggaggtcgaagagatgcacaag AAAAAGAATGTGCCCTTCAACCCCGCTAGTGCCGAGGCAGCCAAGTGCCCCCACGCCAAGGCTGCTCAGGACGTCGCAACCAAGGCTCAGCGCGATGCAAAGGCCAGTGGTGTCTTTGACTATCAAAACTTTTACGAAActgagttggagaagaagcacaagGATAA ATCCTACCGGTACTTCAACAATATCAACCGACTCGCCGCCAAGTTCCCAGTCGCCCACACATCGAGCACCAAGGATGAGGTAGACGTTTGGTGTTCGAACGATTATCTCGGTATGAGCAAGAACCCAGTCGTACTCAAGACGATGAA ACGTACACTCGATCGGTACGGAgccggtgctggtggtaCTCGAAACATCGCTGGTAATGGTGCCTTACACCTGTCTTTGGAAGACGAGCTCGCCTCACTTCATCGCAAGCAAGCAGCTCTGGTATTCTCATCATGCTACGTCGCGAACGACGCCTGTCTTGCCACGATCGGCGCTAAATTACCCGGTTGcgtcatcttctccgatTCCAGTAACCACGCTTCGATGATCCAAGGTATTCGACACTCTGGTGCAAAGAAGGTCATCTTCAAGCATAATGACATGGCCGATCTCGAAGCTAAGCTACAGGCCCTCCCTAAGGAGACACCCAAGATCATCGCTTTCGAGAGTGTCTATTCCATGTGTGGAAGTGTCGCCCCGATCGAGACAATCTGCGATCTTGCCGACAAATACGGTGCGATCACCTTCCTTGATGAAGTTCACGCCGTCGGAATGTACGGTCCTAACGGTGCCGGTGTTGCTGAGCACCTCGACTACGAAGAGCACATCGCCACCAAGGAGTCCTCTGACCCTGTTAAGGGCAGCGTGATGGACCGaatcgacatcatcaccgGTACTCTCGGAAAGGCTTACGGTGTTGTTGGTGGATACATTGCTGGATCGtccgatctcgtcgatgTCGTTCGATCTTACGCCCCTGGATTTATCTTTACAACCTCTCTCCCCCCAGCCGTTGTTGCTGGTGCCCAAGCTTCAATCGCCTACCAACGAGAGTTCATGGGTGACCGTCGACTTCAGCAACTCAATACTCGAGAGGTCAAGCGACAGTTGAACGAGCTCGACATCCCAGTCGTTCCCAACCCTAGTCACATCATCCCTGTGCTTGTTGGCGATGCTGCCCTTGCCAAGGAGGCTTCCGACATGTTGCTCGCCAAGCACAAGATTTACGTTCAGTCGATCAACTACCCTACCGTTGCCGTCGGTGAAGAGCGACTCCGAATCACCCCTACTCCCGGTCACACCACTGAGCAGATTGCCCATCTCGTTAGCTCGATTGATGCGGTGTTCAACAAGCTTAACCTAAAGCGTATCAAGGACTGGAAGGCGGCTGGTGGTCGTGTAGGTGTGGGAATGGAGAATGCACCCAAGGTGGAGCCGGTCTGGAAAGACCAACATCTTGGTTTGGAGGATGGTTCCGCCCCAACCATGCTGGCAGGCGGTGCCCAGGGTGTTGTGAGGGATGAGGCCGTCGAGGTGGCCCAGAAGAGGTTGACTCATCTTCTTGGAGCCGAAGCCGGACCTGCTCTGAGCATCTCCGCTTAA
- a CDS encoding 40S ribosomal protein eS1, which produces MAVGKNKRLSKGKKGIKKKVVDPFTRKEWYDIKAPSYFENRNAGKTLVNRTQGLKNANDSLKGRVVELSLADLNNDQEQSFRKIKLRVEEVAGKNLLTSFFGMDFTTDKLRSIVRKWQTLVEANVDVRTSDGYVLRLFAIGFTKRQFNQVKRTTYAQASQTREIRAKMVEIMRREAEGSDLKELVQKFVPESIGREIEKACKGIYPLHNVYVRKAKIVKTPKIDMSKLLESHGEAMDANTGAKVIKTGEFVEPEVLESV; this is translated from the exons ATGGCCGTAGGAAAGAACAAGAGGTTAtcaaagggaaagaagggaatcaagaagaaggtcgtcgACCCCTTCAccaggaagg AGTGGTACGACATCAAGGCCCCTTCTTACTTTGAGAACCGAAACGCCGGAAAGACTCTTGTCAACCGAACCCAGGGTCTCA AGAACGCCAATGACTCTCTCAAGGGTCGAGTCGTCGAGCTCTCTCTCGCTGATCTCAACAACGACCAGGAGCAATCTTTCCGAAAGATCAAGCTgagggttgaggaggttgcC GGCAAGAACTTGTTGACCTCTTTCTTCGGTATGGACTTCACCACCGACAAGCTTCGATCTATTGTCCGAAAATGGCAAACTCTCGTCGAGGCCAACGTCGACGTCCGAACTTCTGACGGTTACGTTCTCCGACTTTTCGCCATCGGTTTCACCAAGCGACAATTCAACCAGGTCAAGAGGACCACTTACGCCCAGGCTTCCCAAACCAGGGAGATCCGAGCCAAGATGGTTGAGATCATGCGTCGTGAGGCTGAGGGTAGTGATTTGAAGGAGTTGGTCCAGAAGTTTGTTCCCGAGTCTATTGGtcgagagattgagaaggcCTGCAAG GGCATCTACCCTCTCCACAACGTCTACGTCCGAAAGGCCAAGATCGTCAAGACCCCTAAAATCGACATGTCCAAGCTCCTCGAGTCTCACGGTGAGGCCATGGACGCCAACACCGGCGCCAAGGTCATCAAGACTGGAGAGTTTGTTGAGCCCGAGGTTCTCGAGTCCGTCTAA